In Pirellula sp. SH-Sr6A, the DNA window CGTTATTCTCTTCAAATGGGATAGTCATCAGGCGTTGATCGAGACCTTTGAACCCCTTGGCATTCCCCTTATCGGCATCGGTCCCGAATCGGTGGATGAGTTGCTATCCGAAGCCGAACTGCTAGGACGGTTAACGGGTACCAAAGCCAATGCGAATCATTTCACCGATCGATTTGCCTCCCAATTGAAACGCTTGCAGCAGTTGGTCGCGGACATCGCACCATCCCAGCGGGCTCGCGTGTTTTACGAAGTTTGGGACGATCCTCTCATGACCGCTGGCCCTGAATCTTTCATCGGCCAATTGCTGAGCTTGGCCAATGCGGAAAACATTTTCGCTGATGTGCAGGCTAGGTATCCTCGAGTTAGTCGCGAAGCGCTCGTTCAACGGAACCCGGATGTGATCCTAGCTCCGACGACACATAGTCAAAAAGTCGATGTGCAAAAGATGGCGTTACGTCCCGGATGGGGTGAGATGCTCGCGGTGAAAAATCAAAGGATTCACGTCATCGATGGCGATCTCGTCTCTCGATGTGGGCCTCGCATGCTTTCGGCTTTGCATGAAATCATCCGAGCGGTATATCCAGAGGTTGCACCGAAGTTGCCCGTGGATGAATCCATCGTTGCACCGAACCCATCGGGATCGAAGCCGTGAGACCGACGAATCCCGTTCTAAAGGCCATTCGTGGTAAGAGCGAATGGCTCCTATTGGCCTCTCTCTTGATACTTGGAATCCTATCGGTGGTCAGTCTTGGGATCGGTCCTGTGACGATTTCCATCGGGACCATTTGGGATTGGTTAACGCAAAGTTCGAGCGAGGGTCAGCAAATGGAGTTTACCATTCTGACCAGCCTGCGTCTCCCACGAGTCCTAGCGGCGTTGTGGACAGGCGCCGCGCTGGCGATCGCTGGCGTTGGATTTCAATGTCTGTTTCGAAACCCCTTGGCCGATCCCTATGTCATCGGCGCGTCGAGCGGTGCAGCATTGGGAGTGGCCATCGCGGTGATCATCGGATGGCGATGGTCGATGTTCGGGGTGAGCCCCACATCGATGTTCTCCATGTTGGGTTCCATCTTCACCGTTGGGCTAGTTTTTGTCATCGGGTCCGCGAACCGAGGGGCATCCTCGTTGACGTTGCTTCTCGCCGGAGTCGCAATTAGCAGCCTGGCGAACGCTCTCGTTTCGCTGTTGATGTTTGTGCACGACGGGCAAAAGACGATGGTCATATTGAATTGGCTCTTGGGGTCCCTCGCCGCGTCGAACTGGCAATCGCTGCCCACGTTGGTCGTGCTGTCGACTTTTGGCATGGTTTGGCTATGGATGATGGCGAGGCAGATGGACGCCTATTCGCTCGGCGATATCGCTTCGCAATCGCTTGGACTCAATCTCTCCCGATTGCGTTTGTCGGTCGTGTTCGCGGCGAGCGTTGCGACTGCCGCTGCGGTTTCAACGGCGGGAGTGGTTGGCTTTGTCGGATTGATCGCACCGCAGATCGCAAGATTGTTGATTGGTACGAGGCATACATTGTTGATTCCGATGAGCGGATTGCTCGGAGCCACGATCACTTTGATCGCCGACGCGGCCGCAAGAACCGTGGTTGCCCCGGCAGAGCTCCCGGTCGGTATCTTGACGGCAATGCTGGGCGGACCCTTCTTCTTGGGATTGCTCATGCGACGCGGCAGGTCACATTCCCTTTTAGGACGAAGAGGGGGGTGAAGGCGTGGATCCCAAACCCTTGCGCATCGAGAACCTTTCGTTCTCCTACACCGAAACGCCGGTTCTCAAAGGCCTGGATTTGACCCTATTACCTGGGGAGATGGTCGTATTGCTCGGAGCGAATGGAGCGGGCAAGACGACTCTATTACGAACCGTAGCACGGCAGTTAGAGCCTGATTCCGGAGCGATTTGGATCGATGAATCCGATATCCATTCTTTCACGCGGCGAACGCTGGCCCAACGCGTTTCGCTCATGCCGCAGTTCGAGCATCGGGACACCTCTCTGACGGTACAAGAAGTTGTGATGCTGGGCCGAGCTCCTCATGTGGGCTGGTACAAGCCGTGGTCCACGCTCGACGCAAGCTTGGTGAGAGAGTCATTAGAAACGACCGGAATGTGGGGGCTGCGAGAGAGAACGCTCGACACCTTATCGGGAGGGGAATGGCGGCGGATGATCCTCGCCCGTTCGTTGGCTCAGCAAGCTCGAGTGCTCTTGCTCGATGAGCCCACGGCGGGACTGGATCTGCGTTATCAATACGAGTCTCTGCGCAAGATTCGCGAGCTCGTGAAGTCTCGACAGCTCATCGCGCTTCTATCAATTCACGACTTGCAGCAATCCGCCATGTTTGGCGACAAAATCGCATTGCTCGCGTCGCAGCGTCTCCTCGCGTTCGGAACGCCTGCGGAAGTCCTTACGGCCCCACTGCTGGAACAGGCATTTGGAATCCGGGTTCAAGTCTTCACGAATCCGATCAACGGGCTACCCACGATTGTTCCGGATGAAGCGTAGACCCTAGGGAACCGGTCAACACCTCCCTCCTGGGTGCGGGATCTCGATTACAATAAGTCCGACTTTTAAAGCCAGTCCCTTTAAACTCGCCCGTTCCCACCTCCCCGACTCACTCGATCCCCATGTGGGGGTTTCCTACAACGAGCTATCTCTCTCATGCGCCGATCTCTATTCGCTTTCCTTTCGCTTTTCGTATCGTTCGTCATCTCCTGGTTGCCATTCGGTATGCTTTACGGGGAAGCACCGCCTGTTCGGGTCATGAGCTTCAATCTGCGTTACGGTACTGCCAAGGACGGTGCGAATCACTGGGACCACCGCAAAGAGCTCTTGATCGAGACGATCGCTCAATTCGATCCCGATTTGCTGGGAACCCAGGAAACGCTCGCGTTTCAAAAGGAGCATGTCGCCACTCAACTCCCCTTTCTGGAGAGCTTTGGAGTCGGACGAGACGATGGCTCGAACGAAGGTGAAATGGCAGCCCTATTCTTTCGCAAAGATCGATTTGAGAAGCTGGATGGCGGTCACTTCTGGCTTAGTCCGACCCCCGACCAGATTGGGTCCAAAGGATGGGATGCGGCCCTCCCACGCATTGCGACGTGGGTCAAACTTCGCGATCGGCTTTCTCCCGAATCCTTGCCGATCCTTTTCCTCAATACGCACTTCGATCACCGTGGGGACGAAGCCCGCTACGAATCCGCCAAGTTGATCCGAGCCAAGGTTGCCAAGTTGGGCGCCGGGCATCGGGTTGTCGTTACCGGTGACTTCAACGCGGGTGTCAAATCGAAGCCGCACGATGCTCTTTTCCACAATACCGTCGACACTGCCGGTGACATCAAGCTGTTTGATACTTATACGCATTCAGAGAGTCCGCAACCGGATTCCGAGGAAGGGACCTTTTGCAACTTCGATGTCTCGAATCGGAAAGGTGCGAGGATCGACTGGATCGCCGTTTCCCAAGATTGGTCGATTCGGACCGCTCGCATCGATCGGACCCACGAAGAAGAGAGAACGCCATCGGATCACTTCCCCGTCACGGCCATTCTAAGACCAGCATCCTCTCCTCGAACCTTTCACGCGATGACTTACAATATCCATCACGGCCGAGGTATGGATGAAAAAGTGGATCTGCTGCGGATTGCCAAGATCCTTCGCGATGCTGATCCCGATTGGGTAGCGTTGCAGGAAGTCGACCAGAACGTCACTCGGTCGGGCAGTGTCGATCAAGCAGCCGAGTTGGCACGATTGACCGACATGTATGTGGTCTTTGGAAAAGCGATCGATTTGCAGGGAGGGGCGTATGGCCAAGCCCTTTTGTCCAAGCATCCTTGGAGCGACCATCGTGTTCAACAGCTCGCTAATCTCCCTGGACGCGAGCAACGCATCGCTTTGATCGGTACAACCAGCGATGGAACCCGATCGATCCAAGTCATCGGTACGCATTTGGACCACGCTCACGAACCGCTGCGGATCCAGCAAGCTGAGGAGCTAGCAAAGATCTCAGTCCCCGCCGATGGACTTGGAATCCTCGCGGGCGACATGAACGCTGTGAAGGAGTCGGTCCCGATGCAAACCATTCTCAAGGCATGGTCGACCCCAACCTATCGTTCCCCCATCGCGACGATTCCATCCCAAGATCCCAAAAGGCAAATTGACTTTGTGCTGGTGAAAGGAGCGAAAGAGGGAACGGAATTTCTACCCCGATCCGTTATGACCGACGCCTCCGACCATCTCCCGCTGGTGCTGGAATGGCCTCGATAACCTCAACGCTCTTGGACCCACTTACGCTTACTGACTCAATCTTCTCCACTCGAACTTGGGAGTTCCTGTCCATTATGAAACGTCGCTCTTTCCTCGCCGGAACAACTCTATGCACCGCAGCTTATGCCGCATCCTCTCTGCATGCTATCGAACCGTTTCAACGCCTGAAGCCCGCTCAGTTGCGACTGAGTCTAGCCGCTTATTCGCTGCGGGATCTGCTGACTAAACCCGACTCGGGGTGGGACCTTTTCAAATTCGTGGATTACTGCCATGAACTTGGTCTCCCCGGTGCCGAGTTGACCAGCTACTACTTCCCCAAAGAAGTTACCACGGAGTATTTGGTCGAGCTCAAGCAACATTGCCACCGCCGGGGCGTTACCATTTCGGGAGGTGCCATTCGCAATGACTACTGCCAAAAGGATGAGGCCAAGCTGCAGGCAGATATCGAGCACACCAAACTGTGGATCGACCGTTATGCGATACTTGGCGCGCCTGCCATTCGCATCTTCGCAGGCAATCAGCCCAAGGGGGAGGAATGGGGGCCCACGGTCGAGCGCTGCGTAAAAGTCTGTGAAACCGTTTCGAAATACGCGGCTTCCAAGGGCGTTTACTTGGGACTCGAAAACCATGGCGGCGTGACGGCCAAGGCGGAGGGACTATTAGAGATCGTGAAGAAGGTTCAAGCTCCATCGTTCGGCGTCAACTTCGACTCAGGCAATTTCCGATCCACTGCGGATCCTTACGCGGAACTTGCACAGATCGCCCCCTATGCCATTAACGCGCAAGTCAAAGTCGATATCTATCCGAACGGCCAGCATGAGCAAACCGATCTGAAGCGAGTTATTCAGATCCTCAAAGATTCTCACTACAGCGGATGGGTCGCGCTCGAGTACGAGGCGAAGGAACCGGCTTTGGAAGCCATCCCGAAATGGATTGCGCAGCTCAAGCCACTCATGGCCTAATGATTTCCGTCCTGGTGCGGGGAGACCTCCGGCCAGGACTTCGGCAATGGTGCCACCACATCGATGCGTTGCTCCAGCGTGGGGTGCTCGAACGCCAGACGCCGACAATGCAATCCGATTCCTTCGGTCATTCGGCGCGTGGAACCGTATTTTCGATCCCCGAGAATAGGACAACCCAGCGCCGTCAGTTGGGCGCGGATCTGATGTTTGCGTCCCGTTATGAGTTCGACTTCCAGCAGAGTACCGCGATCCGTCTCTCCGAGTGTACGGTATCGCAACTCCCCCTTCTGAGAGTGCGGTTGCTCTCCATTATAAGCCCGCGTGATGGCTTCGCGGTCGTCCCGAACAAGCCAATGCACCAACGTGCCTTCGGGCCTTGGCGGTTTGTCTTCAACGAGGGCCCAGTACAATTTCAAGACCATCGCAGCTCGCAACTGTTCATTGATCCTCGCAGCCGCTTTGCTAGTTCGAGCGAAAGGGACGGCTCCGGTGACCCAGGAGTCGAGTCGACTGACGACTCCGAGAAAGACATTTCCGGGTTTGTTGTACTTCTCTTTGATATAGCCCTTCCCCCAATCGAGCAGGCTAAGTTGATCGGGCGACGCTCCTTGGACAACCCAGCCTGAGGGTTTATTGACGATCAGCAAGTGATTGTCTTCGAATAGAATCGGAATGGTTGTCATGCGAAGTTGTTCGTTTATGCCAGCGCGAGTCGAGGTTGGTAGTCGATTTCGCGATGGTACGCCCCTGCGATGGTTAGCAGTTTGGATTCCGAGAGCGGTGCACCTTGCAGTTGCAGTCCCATGGGTAATCCATTGGAGTGAAGTCCAATTGGGATGGAAAGAGCAGGAATGCCCGCTAGGTTCGCGCTAACGGTGTAGAGATCCTCGAGATACATTTGAACAGGATCGTCTTTTTTGGCTCCCAGTTCGAAGGGAGTGGTGGGGGTGGTCGGACCGAGGATCGCATCGACTTGTTCGAACGCGGAATCGTAGTCCTGCCGGATCAAGCGCCGGACTTTGAGAGCCTTCAAGTAATAGGCGTCGTAGTATCCCGCACTCAAGGTGTAAGTGCCGAGCATGATCCGACGTTTTACTTCGTTCCCAAAGCCTTGGGAACGAGATCGCTTGTACATCGCGACGAGAGGGCTTTCGCTGGAGCCATGGTTTTTATCGGGTTCTGATCGAAATCCATAATGGGCGCCGTCGTAGCGAGACAGATTACTGCTCGCCTCGCTAGGCGCGACGATGTAGTACGTAGGAATGGCGAATCGGTGGTGTGGCAGCTTCAATTCGACGATTTGACAACCAAGCTTCTTGTACAAAGCGATCGCTTCAACCAGTTTGCCGCGAATCTCGGGATCCAACCCAGGGGAAGCGAGATGTTCTGGAACGAAACCGATTCGGTACGGGGCCACCGGTTTGTCGGCCGCTTCTGAGAAACGCTCGTTGTCGACATGGAGACTCGTGGAATCCCTCGGGTCATGCCCTGCAATCGCCT includes these proteins:
- a CDS encoding ABC transporter substrate-binding protein, with the translated sequence MLSTRRLSTDWMYPCLNALSTLFSLCIAMVMGWGLPGCDSKEPQSFSTNASPESSSSQIASNEFPYTFTDRLNRKVTIRNRPERIISLNPSTTELLFAIGAESKLVGRTEYCNFPEGASKIPIVGKGTIEGISREAILAARPDVILFKWDSHQALIETFEPLGIPLIGIGPESVDELLSEAELLGRLTGTKANANHFTDRFASQLKRLQQLVADIAPSQRARVFYEVWDDPLMTAGPESFIGQLLSLANAENIFADVQARYPRVSREALVQRNPDVILAPTTHSQKVDVQKMALRPGWGEMLAVKNQRIHVIDGDLVSRCGPRMLSALHEIIRAVYPEVAPKLPVDESIVAPNPSGSKP
- a CDS encoding endonuclease/exonuclease/phosphatase family protein; the protein is MRRSLFAFLSLFVSFVISWLPFGMLYGEAPPVRVMSFNLRYGTAKDGANHWDHRKELLIETIAQFDPDLLGTQETLAFQKEHVATQLPFLESFGVGRDDGSNEGEMAALFFRKDRFEKLDGGHFWLSPTPDQIGSKGWDAALPRIATWVKLRDRLSPESLPILFLNTHFDHRGDEARYESAKLIRAKVAKLGAGHRVVVTGDFNAGVKSKPHDALFHNTVDTAGDIKLFDTYTHSESPQPDSEEGTFCNFDVSNRKGARIDWIAVSQDWSIRTARIDRTHEEERTPSDHFPVTAILRPASSPRTFHAMTYNIHHGRGMDEKVDLLRIAKILRDADPDWVALQEVDQNVTRSGSVDQAAELARLTDMYVVFGKAIDLQGGAYGQALLSKHPWSDHRVQQLANLPGREQRIALIGTTSDGTRSIQVIGTHLDHAHEPLRIQQAEELAKISVPADGLGILAGDMNAVKESVPMQTILKAWSTPTYRSPIATIPSQDPKRQIDFVLVKGAKEGTEFLPRSVMTDASDHLPLVLEWPR
- a CDS encoding ABC transporter ATP-binding protein, whose protein sequence is MDPKPLRIENLSFSYTETPVLKGLDLTLLPGEMVVLLGANGAGKTTLLRTVARQLEPDSGAIWIDESDIHSFTRRTLAQRVSLMPQFEHRDTSLTVQEVVMLGRAPHVGWYKPWSTLDASLVRESLETTGMWGLRERTLDTLSGGEWRRMILARSLAQQARVLLLDEPTAGLDLRYQYESLRKIRELVKSRQLIALLSIHDLQQSAMFGDKIALLASQRLLAFGTPAEVLTAPLLEQAFGIRVQVFTNPINGLPTIVPDEA
- a CDS encoding FecCD family ABC transporter permease, whose protein sequence is MRPTNPVLKAIRGKSEWLLLASLLILGILSVVSLGIGPVTISIGTIWDWLTQSSSEGQQMEFTILTSLRLPRVLAALWTGAALAIAGVGFQCLFRNPLADPYVIGASSGAALGVAIAVIIGWRWSMFGVSPTSMFSMLGSIFTVGLVFVIGSANRGASSLTLLLAGVAISSLANALVSLLMFVHDGQKTMVILNWLLGSLAASNWQSLPTLVVLSTFGMVWLWMMARQMDAYSLGDIASQSLGLNLSRLRLSVVFAASVATAAAVSTAGVVGFVGLIAPQIARLLIGTRHTLLIPMSGLLGATITLIADAAARTVVAPAELPVGILTAMLGGPFFLGLLMRRGRSHSLLGRRGG
- the gatA gene encoding Asp-tRNA(Asn)/Glu-tRNA(Gln) amidotransferase subunit GatA, with amino-acid sequence MDLTSLSSIQRQLADRSLSSRELTQHYLDRIAKLDGDIHSYLHVDPEGALRAADNVDAKRANGESMGVLAGIPISVKDILCTRSMPTTCASKMLSGYMSPFDAHVIEKLQQSDAVLLGKTNLDEFAMGGSTETGYQGPSRNPWNLNRTCGGSSGGSAASVAAGLAAASIGTDTGGSIRQPAAYCGVCGLKPTYGRVSRYGLIAYASSLDQAGPFGLTVRDLGLVLEAIAGHDPRDSTSLHVDNERFSEAADKPVAPYRIGFVPEHLASPGLDPEIRGKLVEAIALYKKLGCQIVELKLPHHRFAIPTYYIVAPSEASSNLSRYDGAHYGFRSEPDKNHGSSESPLVAMYKRSRSQGFGNEVKRRIMLGTYTLSAGYYDAYYLKALKVRRLIRQDYDSAFEQVDAILGPTTPTTPFELGAKKDDPVQMYLEDLYTVSANLAGIPALSIPIGLHSNGLPMGLQLQGAPLSESKLLTIAGAYHREIDYQPRLALA
- a CDS encoding sugar phosphate isomerase/epimerase family protein, with amino-acid sequence MKRRSFLAGTTLCTAAYAASSLHAIEPFQRLKPAQLRLSLAAYSLRDLLTKPDSGWDLFKFVDYCHELGLPGAELTSYYFPKEVTTEYLVELKQHCHRRGVTISGGAIRNDYCQKDEAKLQADIEHTKLWIDRYAILGAPAIRIFAGNQPKGEEWGPTVERCVKVCETVSKYAASKGVYLGLENHGGVTAKAEGLLEIVKKVQAPSFGVNFDSGNFRSTADPYAELAQIAPYAINAQVKVDIYPNGQHEQTDLKRVIQILKDSHYSGWVALEYEAKEPALEAIPKWIAQLKPLMA
- a CDS encoding RluA family pseudouridine synthase, with translation MTTIPILFEDNHLLIVNKPSGWVVQGASPDQLSLLDWGKGYIKEKYNKPGNVFLGVVSRLDSWVTGAVPFARTSKAAARINEQLRAAMVLKLYWALVEDKPPRPEGTLVHWLVRDDREAITRAYNGEQPHSQKGELRYRTLGETDRGTLLEVELITGRKHQIRAQLTALGCPILGDRKYGSTRRMTEGIGLHCRRLAFEHPTLEQRIDVVAPLPKSWPEVSPHQDGNH